The segment ATTCTTTTATgtgcaaaaattaaaaataaactaatGACGTTCCCTCCCCAGCAATGGCGTCAACAACTTGACTGCCTCCAGACGTACTAACATCTAGAGTGTATATActgtaataaaaaataaaaatatgaggcGATATCCGCAAGTATACCGGctgagttgtaatatagttttacaacaAAATAGgtaagtactccgaggatcgtacccaagggaggtgagtgctaaatcaattctaacttaaacactaaaagatctaatGAGTACTTTAAATTAGTTAtagtacaaaaacataaaataaaggatttttagggtttttataataataaaataaaatatcataaaagaaataaaCTTCAAGAGATAGAAAAGGAGAATGAATCAATTcttgattatgggtgattagctcacttCGGTAATCCCCATCAACTGTCGTTTCAGGttcctcgtcaatcaactagtcgctacCTTAGCAAGATCTttcgatcttccactaacataacgaGTCAGCAAAGACTACTTATCTTCCAACCTCACAGTCCAAACCGGCTTGGGGTGAAGTTATTCACAGATGGGTCAtaccaattttaggttaattcGTACCTTGATGACTTCCCAGGATTGCcaggcctagggtttgtttcatgttcttcctttcccaaacagTTGATCCGTTGAGTAACCCTACAGAATAGTCAatagatcatacctccactcgctaatccctcatagagggattagttcctcatggttttCATAGACAATATAGAATCAATATAAAGAGAAAGCATGCTAATTAAATTGATAGTATAAAGTATCTGAAAAAGCCTAATTGTATTGAGATTAATTGCAAATCCACAAAGTTTGAATGCTTTCCATAATTCAGATCTCTTGAGAACAACGAAGAACAACTGAAATAAATtctaaaacctaaaaatgaaagaaaaactaaactaaatttaCTAAAGAAAATCTAGGCTAAGTGAATGGTGTCCATCACATGTGCTAAAAGAGCCTATATTATAGATTCTAAGTTGTcgtcatccttaaccctaggttagttgATGTTCtcgagctttaagtttgattgtgtagACCAAAACACCTCTGCTTCGTGTTTAATTTTCGTCACAGAGTTGATGTGGCGACACACCAGGACCTGTGTCACGACATGGCAATCAATATACTCCTCTTGGGTTATCTTTAGAGGTATGTCGCGACATCTTTAATCTATGTCACGACATCGAAGGCAGTCATGAGCTTTCTCCATTCtgctccctatgttgcgacatcgaACATCCCGTGTTGCGACATAACGATTAGTATTGGTTTAGTACGCCTTCTAAAGCTCTCCTGCACACTCGCAAAGTGCGTTAGCtctcccttaggcctcattcggccccTAAGATCAATAAAAGAATCAATTTGCACATTTGATTGAATGTAAATAAACTAATAAAACATAacgaaaatgcttgtattcaagctccttgattgcgaaaactagtttaatctgctacactgaATTACGACAGATCAACCATCAAAGCTAAAAATCTATAGTTCTGCACCTAAGTCTTGAGCTAATTCTCGAGACTTACAAGCCAAGTCTTAATACTTGCTGCCTAAGTCTCGAGACTTGTAGTCTCTGCACCTATGcaacttaaaaatttttttttatctttttgagCCCCCGAAACCCCATTTTATATTTTGTGCATGTCCAAACATATGAGAAATGTTttaaagtaattttaaaaatgtaTTCAAGCTTCTTAAAGGTTGGAATATATTTGAAAGAGAATTTTATTAAGTTCTTAAATGACGTTTTTTAAAAGAAACTTTTTGTATAAGCTAAGAAAGTGTTTGGTAGCATCTCCTAACCGTACTAGTCATCAGGACATATATGAGGTGTTACAAAAGGAGTCAATCCCAAAACAACTTGGACTCCAATGCGAGGAAAATCACATGAAAGGCAAAGGGAAGACAAGCAAAAAAAAGCTCTTGAAGAAAACTTTAGTACAACTCAACTATtaatcatcttttatttttttagtctTTACATAATCCTGAATCCAATATtgatttaggttttttttttcttcctcttctCTTGTAAGTCTTTACATTTTCATAACTCTAATGCTCTCATAgctattttttttttcactttaacAATTCAACTATCAACCCAAATCTATATTGATCCAAGCTCACATTAACAAATCTAAATACCTAGTATCAATTTTCTTGAATAGATACTAATTGAAAGGCAACATGAAACTCATGTTTATTAACGATAGTCATGAACTAAATTTATAAGTTGATTGGATACACTTTATCCTATATATGTTTTCATTCAACATCAAAGAAAGTTTATGTTACTTTGCTCAAGAGTCAAGTCCGAGATGGCCACCTAATGAATTTCAAAAGGTTGTTGGCCAAAGCAAAACAAATAGGCCATTAATTGTTTCAAAGATTGAAAACATATATACTAGACATTGTATTAATTATAATTGTGGCGGAGTAATCaaaatgataatataattaaTGTGGTGTATGATATGGTTTCATTTTCCAAGAAAGGTAATCCTTCATCAACCTTAGTAAATTAATTTGGTGGGAAATGAAAGGCAATGCGGGCCTCAAGAAAGGACACTCTGCCTGATTGTACAAAAAAGGTTTGCTCAAGACAATATTTAAAGTTTCACAAcatgttaaaattattattgttataaatatcaagTCCAAGTCCAAAAGCCAAAAAGAATATTAAAGGTAAAGATAGAAAATGTTCatacaaattaaattttaaaagattaaagttCGTATATCTAACAACTCTTTTTCCTTAAGTTACTccattaaaatacaaaaaaaaaaagaaaagaaaaagacagACCAACATGCGACTGTGCTTCGGGTTTTATTcgtttatttattattaacataTCCCCCTCCTCCCTCCCTCCCTCCCTGggtcttctctctctctctatctAGTTGAACGGTTAAGCAGTCCCTTCTTTTTCAATCTTgtcataaaaaaaaacaaaaaacccaTTTTTCTATTAGTTTCTCAGCTTCTTTAACCTTTATATATCTCACACTCTCTAAGTTCTTTGGAGAAAAAGAAGATATATATATACTGAATTGTGTTTTATCCATCAAAATCTATGGGGACAAGAGCAAGAAGGAAGCAAAGCTGGTACACGCAGACACTAACGCCATTATTGGAAGGACCAATGGACCCAGAAATGCAAGAAGAAGGAAACAAGAAGGAGAGATCTTGGGAAGTAATCCGAGAATGGTTTCGAACACAGAAGGGATCGTCTTTTTCATCATCACCAACTAGCTTTTCCATGTCCAATTATTTTTATGGAAACGGAAGCATTCCTCCTGCCAGGAGGCACGATTTAAGACTTTTGCTTGGCGTCTTGGGTTGCCCTCTCGCCCCTATTCCGCTACTTAATCACCCAATTCATCACATTCGCCTCAAAGACATTCCTATCGTAAGTTTCACATATATAATCTTGCCATATTGtatattatcttatatatgtgtTTTGATGGTGTAGGAAACATCGACAGCGCATTACATAATACAACAATATTTGGCAGCATCGGGATGCTTGAAACAGCGGCAGAAATGTGGGGCGAAAAACATGTATGCAACAGGGAGTGTGAAGATGATATGTTGTGAGACGGAGATATCAAGAGGGTCAGGGAAAGGGAAGAACATCGTGAAAAGTTTAGGGACAAGGAGTGAAGAAATGAGTGGGTGCTTTGTGGTTTGGCAAATGAAGCCTGAGATGTGGTCTCTTGAGCTTGTTGTTGGAGGCAACAAGGTTATTGCCGGCAGCGATGGCAAAACAGTGTGGCGACACACATCTTGGCTTGGCACACATGCTGCCAAGGGTCCTCAACGTCCCTTGCGCCGCATTATCCAGGTATCTACCTACTTCATTCATTTTTCTCCTTACCATTATTAactttcttggttttttttttttttcaatttcctactttgatttaacattaataaactaCAACAAATTGACGAAGAAGGAGAGAAAAATTCATAATTAAGAATCACTAAAACCAACATTGTCAGTTCAATAATTTATTTGGCCAGGTAATTAACTTTAATAATTCGTATAAATACATCCGGTATTTTTTTATTAGTATGGCTAATATATCAAAAAACACAATActattattttttgtttaaagAAGTCCTTATACTATTtttgtaataaaaattaatatgaagaTTTATTAAACAAAGTGTATTAGTTTAAGATTTTTTTAATATAGATGTAATTGTAATGCAAattattaaatgtattagaatctTGAAAAATACATATCATTAATTTCCATATAAATTATAGGTATTGAAtaatttgaattaattaattaaactaaactaaattaattaacaaaattGATTGCACTTTATTTTAATTGACATCGTTTTTATCGTAATAATAGGAATGACAATTATGACATAAGTTTCATAgcatttatatatgtatttttcaTTCCTTTTATAGGTTTTGACAGATTAAAGCACACATTatttcatataataaaatttaaacatcaACGTTAAAAATCTTAAAACCCTACTTTAGTGACAATATAAAGATCTCATTGgctatattattatatttgttaAATACATTATATATGATATAGCTTTGATGTATTTAGATGACCACTTAACCATGCAATATTATGAAAAGAAATTAACTAAGTAATTGAGTTTGGAGATTAGGAAATAAAACTATGCTAAAGGTAGGGATAAattgaaaagcaaagaaagacAAAATAAGAAGGGAGATGAAGAGGAGAATCCCAAGGAAAATGGGAATATAAATGAGAAGGATGGATGGAGGGATTGTCTCATGCTTTAGCAGacacattttcttttctttaacatGGGAAAGGAAAATAAATCTGAGTGTAGGGATTATATTATTTGGAAGCTGACATCATCACATCTCATGTATTGTAATTGCTCAATCACGTACATCTATCAATACCCTCCACTTCCATCTTGGGATTGCCACCCTTCACCCTTTTGCTTTTTTGCCTTTTGCTTTTTGCCTTTTGCTTTTCCCTCTTTACTATACCTTGTAGTATTTGCTTTGCTTTTTTGGGTATTTCCccccttcttttatttatttatttattcattcactTAATCTCAAATCATCCCCTTTTTACTATTTGTCTAATCCTTTTTCCTCTTTTGCTGTCCAATTTATGGGAATGATGACAAATACATAAAATTACACATGTTCAAAAAACTTTAGTAAAGGGAGGGTTAGCAATCACAatagaatttattttattttgaatagaatattttaaaaataaaatagatataaataaaataaaataaaatagaattataagttttgatcatATTTTCTCTTTTTGAGATAATATATTTAGAACAACCTATAAATAGAAAGATAAAGTGGTTCAATACACTTGAACTCATGTCCTTATGCATTGACAATAATACCATGCCAATCAAGTTAAGACTCAATTAACAATCTAATTACATTTAAATTAAAAGCATATTAATTTTgtcttatatattatattttatattatatgaaaaattaaatatctaatattacaatgtaaatattgaaaatatattaaattatttttaaaaatgataaatgaaaaatatataaattttctaaatattaaataaaaattatttttctaaaaatagaaaaaaatcaagGTGTGAATCTAAATAaccttaaattaaatatttataaatataaataggtTGGGTGGATACCGAATTTTAGATCCAACTGAGCTTAGCAAATATATATACCGTTAATATCATACATAAAATGTATCCCAACTTAGTCAGCCCGGCTATGGATGAGCCTTGGAAAATAGATAATATTATAACCCTATACATGACTGTAGGTAAATAttgttaaaattataaatataaatgaaatttcCGAAAGAAAGAAATAAGCTTTTTACAATTATACCCTCCTAACTAAGGAGAAACATCTTAAGAGATCTTTTATGtaattttgaaattcttaatATTGTTACTCAAATAAATTAATTCATgtgaaattataaataaataaatagataactTGACAAAAATGAAATCCTACATTCTAATCCTTCATCCAAACGCAatcctattttttttttaaaattagaaaaagcAAAAACGGAATGACCTTTTCTGTCTTGTTTTGGAGCTTTAATATGTGATAGGatttaatatttgattatttcaaaaggtaaaaatatttttatataaaatttcataGTTACATTattaattgatatatatatatatatatatatatatatatataatcgatTTTGATATACGAGACTCAAGAAATTGTATTGTATTTCATTTAATTCCTTTTTACGTGTTATGATGATTTTAATTAATTACACAAAGATGGGGTTTAACGGGGATGATGAATTCAGGGTCTAGATCCAAAGACAACAGCCAGTTTATTTGCTAAAGCCCAATGCTTAGGCGAGAAACGAATAGGCGACGAGGATTGCTTCGTCCTAAAAGTATGCGCCGACCGTGCAGCGGTGATGGAACGAAACGAAGGACCAGCAGAAGTAATGAGGCATGTATTATACGGCTACTTTTCCCAAAAGAGTGGGTTACTCATATACTTGGAGGACTCCCATCTAACCAGAGTTCAAACCCAAGAAGAGAATGAAGGTGGGTGTGCTTGTGCCTATTGGGAAACAACCATCGGAAGCAGCATCGGAGATTACAGAGATGTGGATGGCGTGTTGATAGCGCATCAAGGAAGGTCAATCGCCACTGTTTTCCGATTCGGGGAGCTGTCGATGCAGCACAGCAGGAGTCGAATGGAAGAATTTTGGAGCATTGACGATGTTGTTTTCAATGTTCAAGGACTCTCCATTGATTCCTTCATTCCTCCAGCTGATATCTTTGATCGTTAATTAATATGTATTAGTTTCACTAATCTTCCACTTCACTATGACAACTAACTTCATCAACacgtgaatatatatatatatatatataaaatattggtGGGTAAGGTTGATCGATCACGCATCTTAATTTTAACCCTATTTATTATGCTCTTAAAAGAATGTTATAAATTCGGTACTTTTGGTGTGGGTGTTTGAAATAAGgaattttatttttctctcttgcCCCTGTAATAATGTTTTAAATTGATAGAACAAGTGTTTATATATACGTAATTCTAGACggtctttttaaaatttatctaatttattaaattatacaattttatttcatataataaatttaaattaattatattttaactatGTTAAAATATATCAAACATTATAATtgtaaaaattctaaatttatataAGGGATAAATATTAAACCAACACATGAATTTTAGTTTAATATAAAatgttatacataaattttattttgtacaattttatacatgaaattttgattttaatttattgTCATAATTTATCACATTATTATCGATGtaacatcattttatttttatacgtTGCATACACaagtaattatatttatccaatgtaaatataaattgatgtatttatttctttaaatatacaaaattgaatcaaaatcaaagtttcaAGTATACAATTAAACcacaattaaaatttcatgtgTATAATTACACCAAAGCATAGTTGATGTTTAATGCTCCTCGTCCGACCTGATCGCCGGGTCCAAGTTACGGAATGCTACAAACGTTACCGAAACAATTACCGATGAAAATACATAAATTATATCAATCAAACCATCATTTATAACTGAACCCCTCCAAACGTGCGAACATTTAGAGttaaaattgtacaaatatatatattaaatgtggTATCTGCAAGTGAATATGTCAATTGTAATATAGATTAGTGTACAATGGAACACAAGGAAGTATTACGAGGATCGTACCTAAGAgaggttgaattaaatttaaatatattattatttatagaaaTAGTTCTAAATAGtacttattaaaaatcatattatgacaaCCAATATTAAAGGTTAAGATgggaaaacaaaattaaatctaaatagtACTCGCTTTATGGTTGCAATCAACTTCAGATTTAGGGGTTTTATGGGAAGATTAATTATTACCTACACAGTATTACCTCTCGGCCTCTACTGTCTAACTAATCAACTAATACATGCTTACATCCCGATCTTTCCTTCCTGACTAAGATACATACATGACTTACTCAACATCCTTGTCTCTTGATCTATTTACCTATATTACTTCCTAGGATCATCAAGCTTAGGGTTTAAGAACACATGTATTTACACCAATTAATCCTATTGGAAAAATCCTAACTCTTTCGTTAATCACTCCTACTTTTGCCCGTTGATATCCTTAAGGATCTAGCCACTCATCATCCCAAAAACCATCTTTTCTACAATTATATTAATCATGGAAAaacacaaaataatataaaagagaAAAGATAAAAATTGTTTGTATAGTATATTGGAGTGCATAGAATAGCAAAATCCTTTGACAATGCTCAAGATTTCGTTGTTTGCAAATAAATAGTAAAAGAAAAGTACTAAAATATTGAAATTGCAGAGACTTGGATTCAAATCGAATCCAAGCCGaacactacagcaaaacaggtttttcGCGGCGTTTGAACAAAAAACGCCGCTAGAGTtcagcattagcggcgtttctaAACAAACGCCACAATAGATAggacattagcggcgtttttctaaaagcgccgctatagatcgagcattagcggtgcTTTTATAACAAACGCCGCAAATGCTCAACCTTTAGCCGCGTTTTTGTAAAAGCGTCGCTAATAATTTTAGCAAGACATAGTCGTTTTCTTTCGGCCCTTAGTTTCATTAGCAGCGTTtccaaaaaacgccactaaagatgagtattagcggcgttttataAAAAACGCCGGTATAGGTTGAGCATTAAAtgccgcaaaaaaaaaaaaaacagctagACACTGTCGTTTTGTTTTAAACCTTAGTGACATTAGCGGCGTTTCTTATAAAAACACCGCAAAaagtattttatgtatatatttattatttaaatggtttatttatatttatattgattaaaatacaatttattttaaattgcatATTTAAATTCTTGAAAAAACTAATGACATgtagaaaaatttgaaaatttgaaaataaaaaatatatgttaaaatgaaaaaattcaaatactattatttaaaataattttaaagctttttgggtatatgactgattgtttgtcaaaatatatattaaagaaattCTTATATGATCGTAAAAGacataatattaatttaaaaatattgcattaattatcattatagtttagggtttatggtttatgagcTAATATTTTAATTAAGGTTTAGAGATTATATATGTGTTTAGGGATTATGGGTTTGGGGGTTGTGGTTTAAAGTTTAGGGATTAGTGGTTAAAGGGTTAAGGGTTATGTATTATGGGTTTAAGGATTAAGGGTTATGGGTTACGGGTTTAATGGTTAAAGggataggggttaggggttaaggGCCGGTTTAATTAATGGTTAAGGGGACATGGGAaaagggtttatggtttatgagttaatgttttaaggtttagggattttggtttatggtttaagggttgggctTTAAGGTTTAGAGGTTAGTGCTTATTCATGGTTTAAGGATTCATGGTTTAGGGGTTTATGGTTTGGGGTTTAAATGGTATAGGATAGGCCAGGGTTATGGGGTTAGGGGCTATGAGTTATGAGTTTAGGGCTTAAATGGATAGGTGTTGAGGGTTTAGGAGTTATAGGATTAAAGggataggggttaggggtttaaggtaattaattaattagtgtgaaaattttgaaatactattgtttaaaataattttaaagttttttttgggtatatgattggttttttaaatttatatattaaataatttcaaaatttaaagattttgaatttagaataatatttaagatttcaaattttaaataattttcaatatttcaaattttatctaattcttttaaataatatttaaattttaaaaattatttatttaaaaggaaaaattaaaacactattatttaaaatgattttaaagttTTTAGGTATATAgttgattgtttttaatttatattatttttaaattatatgttaaataaatctaaatttttAAGGCATTAGTGGCGATTTCCATAAAACGGCGGCGTGTTGCTCTTGTTATTAGTGGCGTTTACTGAAAACGCCGCAAAACATGATAAACGGTTAGCAAAACGACGatgttttatcatttttatttagtGGCACTTTCATAAAACGCCGAAAATTTGTATTACAAATCCTTGAAACGACGTTGTTTTATCATTGTTGTTAGTGGCGTTTGTTCCAAAACGCCGCAATAAGCTATGCGTTACCGGCGTTTGTTTAAaaaatgccacaaatatgtgtTTTCGTGAGTAAAACGTCGTCGTTTACTTTGTTTTTAGTGGCGCTTTGTTGAAACGCCGCAAACGGTATTCAGTTTTCTagctaaacggcgtcgtttttttCCACCTTTTTATCCCCAAAATTACACCCAAAAAACCCTAAGTGTTTTTCCCCTAAAATTTTCCCCTCTAACCCTAAATTTTTAGCAAATCGATCCTTAAACCATCTCTCCATCGCCGGACCCGACCATCTGTTGTATCACCGTCGACTCGACCATCTGCTGCGTCACCTTTGCAGTCCTCTTTCCCAACCAATTGGTAAGCTGAAACCCTCAATCAACTCTTTCACCCATTTTCTTCTCGGTTCTCAAAAAAAGTCTTGCTTTTCCTTCTTTTCCTCAAATTATAATGCAAATCCCATGAAATAAAAGGTTTACTATGAAGGCTAACTATTAGCAGTGGAGCATATATAGTATTAAACTTCGACTACATACGTAAATCATTCATATTATTTGCATTTCTCTAGAAACTGCTTCTGACAATAAAGGTGGATTTCTGCTGTAAATGCTTTTTATTTGGTATAGCATCTCACTCCATTTTAAGCATAGTGTATGTGTCGATTTTAGAGGCTATGTGAAGGTGCAATAGGACAGTTTATTTATTAACAGTGTTTATGTGCATGCAGGTGAAACTATTAAGGTACCAGAAGTAAATGGAAGTAGTGGTAGAAAAGAAAAATCTGGCCCTATACCAATAATAATACCCAAAGTTCTGAAGATGTCTGAATTTGATCACAAGGTATGGGTGCTTTCTCATTCTACTTTTATGCATCTAGCTATAACTAGTAAAGCACATGAAGCTtgtaggtgagttaaatttgttttagtaaataaagctgtttcaaattGCTAAAATTTGAGCAAATAGAGGAGACACCTATTCATATTCACATTTAGCAACGATCCAATGTTGGTGATGGTTCTGCTTTCCTTTCTAATCTTTCTTTTCTGATAGAGACTGTACTGTTAGAAACTTTATtattaaagaaaggaaaaaggcttaataaattataattttctaTTTCGTTTTTAATACATGTAACCCTGTTGGTACCTTAGCTCCATGTTTTGTCCCTATGTTCTATCCCTTGTTTGAATAGTTATTTGACAAATCATTAGACAATAATCGAAACATGCCTTTCAAGATAGCCTAAGTGCATCATATTATTGGCATTTTTTACTTTAATCCTTATGGTGTGTTATTTTGCTTGAAAATGATTCTCAAATCATGTTCTATTCACTTTCAACGGTTATTCACTTTCAACGATACTAATAAAATTTGAAAAGGAGTAAGAATCGAAAACCCCATATCAAATCCTCATCCTTTTACTTAAGAGACCAAATTAGTTGTTAGGAaggaagatatgatttttaatatatttatactttttaatagcatttatatttttttaatactttttatgctgttttttttttacattttaaaatttttaatcattttaaagtgGTTTTACCTAGATGCTCTATGCGGCAATTTTTAATTAGCTGAAAGAAGtggttgattttttttaaactGTGTTAACACTTTGGGGGTGAAGTGTGTAATGAAAATAAACTTTACGTTCTAAATCGAAGTGCAAATAAGTATGAAACTGAAAAAATCAATATACACTATTGAAGGCAATTAATGCATTACTTCTTAAAGCTTTACCTTGATAAgcatataatataatatgagTTGGTTGTGAAATTGATTGCTGATATAATTGTAAACAGAGGCTCCAATTTTAATTGTATAGTCATTCATTGAGTTATTTCATTACAACCAGAGTATTTACTTTAAATTTGGTAGAGTTTCAACTATTTATGTTTTGGTTTCTAAATCACCATTTCTTTACTGTACACGAAAATTAATCTTTTTGGGAATCTATGGTTATCTTTCTTAACAATTTAGTTTCCAAACTTTTAACTTATGTTATTCTTTGAGAGTACAATATATTTTACCACTGCACTTAACTCTTGTTATAATAACAATAATGTGTGCTTATTTATCAACAAGATGGAACATATGATAAAAGAAACATATTTAATTGAAtctaaatgtttttaatttaagatTAATTATATGAATCTGTTTCCAAGTATAAAGTTGAAACTATTTCTTGTCAATATTTAACAGGATTATGAAAAGGCTTAACAACATTAAATTGAGTAGAGATATGCAACTGAGTCCTCTTTAGCCGTTAGTAAATGCTTTAGGTCACTGCCATTGGGGTTCTACATGATGATACTTAGCATCATGGTCAAAAGGAAATTTTAAACATAGGGAAGAGTACATGGTGTTCCATTTTGCTATTCGATTATTCTGCTTGTCATTGATTTCAGTGGGACTTGTTCGATGATCTCAAACTTTTACACCCTATTCTTGTAAGGTTGCATCTAGTGCTGTTGATCGCTTGGTGTTTCTTCAAAATAATCTGAGGGTGCATTGAAGTGAAGGTCGCTAACCTTTACCAAAGAATAAAGTGTGGTCTAAACTCTCGAGAACCTCATTGTTTCTCTAAAGTAGATCATTTATGTTTTTTTGAAATGCAACTATTTATCCAATGCTAGTTCTTACTATTTTTCCTTAACAaagatattttaaaatgaaaatcaaATAACATAACTTTGATTATGCATTTATCCTATTATACATCTATGTTGTGATCTTGATGAAAAAACCTTTTACAACAAATGTACTTATAAATACTTCATACAAAAACAAATAAGATTATAGTCAAAATAACAATgttcaaatattaaaaattaagagaTTTTGGGTTAAAGTTTTAATTTGCGTTATTTTTCTagatttcatataaaaatataaaaagaaaaaattacaatatttttattattttgaaaataattaaataatttaatacatttttactaaattaagttTCAGT is part of the Gossypium arboreum isolate Shixiya-1 chromosome 5, ASM2569848v2, whole genome shotgun sequence genome and harbors:
- the LOC108452060 gene encoding uncharacterized protein LOC108452060, which translates into the protein MGTRARRKQSWYTQTLTPLLEGPMDPEMQEEGNKKERSWEVIREWFRTQKGSSFSSSPTSFSMSNYFYGNGSIPPARRHDLRLLLGVLGCPLAPIPLLNHPIHHIRLKDIPIETSTAHYIIQQYLAASGCLKQRQKCGAKNMYATGSVKMICCETEISRGSGKGKNIVKSLGTRSEEMSGCFVVWQMKPEMWSLELVVGGNKVIAGSDGKTVWRHTSWLGTHAAKGPQRPLRRIIQGLDPKTTASLFAKAQCLGEKRIGDEDCFVLKVCADRAAVMERNEGPAEVMRHVLYGYFSQKSGLLIYLEDSHLTRVQTQEENEGGCACAYWETTIGSSIGDYRDVDGVLIAHQGRSIATVFRFGELSMQHSRSRMEEFWSIDDVVFNVQGLSIDSFIPPADIFDR